CTTAGGGACAGAGCCATAACTGGAGCTGCCACTACTTGACCGTCTTTAACAACCGCTTTTTCACTGATACGTCCAGTTCCAAGGATTGCAACTTCAGGGAAGTTGATGATCGGAGTGAAGAACATACCGCCTGCAGAACCGATGTTTGTAATAGAGATGGTGCTGCCCTTCATTTCGTTAGGGGACAGTTTGCCATCACGGCCGCGGGAAGCAAGATCACGGATGCTGTCAGCGATCATCCAGATGCTCTTACGATCTGCATCATGGATAACAGGTACGATCAGACCGTTGTCTGTATCTGTAGCGATACCGATGTTGTAGTATTTTTTGTAAACAATTTCGTTTGCTTGCTCGTCGATCATTGCGTTCATTACAGGGAACTCGCGAGTCGCTGCAATAAGTGCTTTGACGATGAATGGCAAGTAAGTCACTTTAGTGCCTTTTTTCTCAGCGATCGGCTTCATACGAGTACGGAAGGCAACCAGCTCAGTTACATCTACTTCGTCCATGATGGTAACGTGCGGTGCAGTGTATGCAGATTTAACCATCGCATTAGAGATTGCTTTGCGGATACCTTTGAATGGTACACGCTCTTCTTCAGCACGAGCATTCGCTGCTGCTGCCGGTGCGCTAGCTGCTTCTTTTGTTTCTTCAGCTGTAGATGCTGCTGGTGCAGAAGCTGCTTGACCGCCGCCGTTCTTGAATGCTTCAACATCTTCTTTTGTTACTTTACCGTTGTTGCCAGTACCTGTAACTTCAGCGATGT
This sequence is a window from Paenibacillus urinalis. Protein-coding genes within it:
- a CDS encoding dihydrolipoamide acetyltransferase family protein encodes the protein MAKFNYKFPELGEGLHEGEIIKMHIKPGDKVTDDDIIMEVQNDKAVVEVPCPVNGTVQEVFAKDGDIFTVGAVVAVIDAEGDIPEQEEEEQASQEADAAKGGADTTSSPAASSPSEAKEGGEKEVSSAPAKEVLATPSVRKFAREQGVNIAEVTGTGNNGKVTKEDVEAFKNGGGQAASAPAASTAEETKEAASAPAAAANARAEEERVPFKGIRKAISNAMVKSAYTAPHVTIMDEVDVTELVAFRTRMKPIAEKKGTKVTYLPFIVKALIAATREFPVMNAMIDEQANEIVYKKYYNIGIATDTDNGLIVPVIHDADRKSIWMIADSIRDLASRGRDGKLSPNEMKGSTISITNIGSAGGMFFTPIINFPEVAILGTGRISEKAVVKDGQVVAAPVMALSLSFDHRIIDGATAQNFMNYIKSLLANPELLVMEV